DNA sequence from the Streptomyces canus genome:
GGAGAGCAGCAGCTTGTCGTTGGTGATGGTCCGCGAGGTGAGCCGGGTCATGCGGTGCCGGGAGAGGTGATCGCGGCGGCCGTTGTGGTCGAGCTGGCTGAGCAGGCTCTTGCCGAGGGCGGTGGCGTGGGCGGAGGAGCGGAAGTCCACCCACTCGTTGACCGCCGGGGTGGCGGGGCCGTCGGCGTACTGGGCGATGGTGACCTCGCCGTCGACGTACCGGCTGATGTAGATGGCCGCGCCGATCGAGTCGCGCAGTTCGTCGAGGGTGTGCTGGAGCTTGTCGCGCAGGGCCTCGTCACGGTCGTGCGAGGAGCTCAGCCTGGTCAGGGCGGCTCCCGTCACATACGCGCCGTCGGCGACCTGCTCGACGTACCCCTCGCGGCGCAGCATCCTCAGGACGGTGGTCAGCCGCTCCGGGTCGAGGCCGGTGGTACGGGCGAGTTCGACGTCGGTGACTCCGGCGGTGTGCCGCGCCACTGTCTCCAGGACGCGCAGTGCGTCCTGGGCCGAGTGGTACGGCGCGGTCGGTTCGTGCTTCAGCGCCACGGTTTTCCCCCTGCGCTCGCTCGGTCGCACTACTACTGGGCCGTAATCCAGACAGCGATCCCCTCCACGATAACCGGCAAAAGGCTTGTAGTGAGCGGCTGTTGACGAGATTCCGTCCCCGGGCCGGGCCTCTCAGCAGGGGCGCTGACACCCTGGCATATGCCAGAGACATGACCCGGGTCCGGGACCTCGAAGGTTGAACGCTGTTCATCTCTTGGCGTCAGAGAACCGCGCTGAGAAATTCCCGGGTGCGGTCCTGCTCGGGGTCGCTGAAGATCTTCTCCGGCGCGCCCGACTCGATGATGCGGCCCGAGTCGAACATCAGGACCTGGTCGGAGATGTCCCGGGCGAAGTTCATCTCGTGGGTCACACAGAGCATCGTGATGTCGGTGGTGCGGGCGATGTCCCGCAGCACGTCGAGCACGCCGGCGACCAGCTCCGGGTCGAGCGCCGAGGTCACCTCGTCGAGCAGCAGCACCCGCGGCCGCATGGCCAGCGCCCGCGCGATCGCCACCCGCTGCTGCTGGCCGCCGGAGAGCTGGGTCGGCCGGGCGCCGGCCTTGTCGGCGAGGCCCACCAGGTCGAGCAGCTCACGCGCGCGTGCCTCCGCCTCGTCCTTGGACATGCCGAGCACGGTGACGGGTGCCTCGGTGATGTTGCGCAGGACCGTCATGTTCGGGAACAGGTTGAACTGCTGGAAGACCATCCCGATCTTCTTGCGCACCTCGCGGAGCTGCTTCTCCGGTGCCGGGAACAGGGTCTGGCCGTCGACCGTGACCGTGCCCTCGTCGGGCTTGGTCAGCGTCATCAGCATCCGCAGGATCGTGGTCTTGCCGGACCCGGAGGGGCCGATCAGCGTCACGTGCTTGCCGGAGTCCACGGAGAAGTTCAGCTGGTCCAGGACGGTGTTCGACCCGAAGC
Encoded proteins:
- the ehuA gene encoding ectoine/hydroxyectoine ABC transporter ATP-binding protein EhuA produces the protein MKEPDAGANPPVDGSELIRFENVTKRFGSNTVLDQLNFSVDSGKHVTLIGPSGSGKTTILRMLMTLTKPDEGTVTVDGQTLFPAPEKQLREVRKKIGMVFQQFNLFPNMTVLRNITEAPVTVLGMSKDEAEARARELLDLVGLADKAGARPTQLSGGQQQRVAIARALAMRPRVLLLDEVTSALDPELVAGVLDVLRDIARTTDITMLCVTHEMNFARDISDQVLMFDSGRIIESGAPEKIFSDPEQDRTREFLSAVL
- a CDS encoding IclR family transcriptional regulator, giving the protein MALKHEPTAPYHSAQDALRVLETVARHTAGVTDVELARTTGLDPERLTTVLRMLRREGYVEQVADGAYVTGAALTRLSSSHDRDEALRDKLQHTLDELRDSIGAAIYISRYVDGEVTIAQYADGPATPAVNEWVDFRSSAHATALGKSLLSQLDHNGRRDHLSRHRMTRLTSRTITNDKLLLSRLEAQPPTVPHLDLQEYAVGTVCAAVPITAGSSVGCLALSLPVDQAHRLRQATDRLNRGAAPVLLSLAI